From one Xiphophorus hellerii strain 12219 chromosome 18, Xiphophorus_hellerii-4.1, whole genome shotgun sequence genomic stretch:
- the LOC116707556 gene encoding uncharacterized protein LOC116707556 isoform X2 encodes MVIWPKLVKKFSADREPVTPVRGLLYGDASTVWHNVSHPVLPNRLQDLSWMVAHGILPVRAVMHSRGMSPTSICPRPGCGAPESVRHLLWECSAAVDLWAKAGSLQFPHLPAREVLHGQLVL; translated from the exons ATGGTCATCTGGCCGAaacttgtgaaaaagttttctgCG GACCGGGAACCAGTGACTCCAGTGCGCGGCCTCCTGTATGGAGACGCCTCCACGGTTTGGCACAACGTGAGCCATCCCGTCCTTCCAAACAGACTCCAGGACCTGTCATGGATGGTGGCTCATGGGATCCTGCCGGTCAGAGCCGTCATGCACTCCCGCGGCATGTCACCGACGTCCATCTGCCCCCGACCCGGTTGTGGCGCGCCGGAGTCGGTGAGGCACCTGCTGTGGGAGTGCAGCGCTGCTGTGGACCTGTGGGCGAAAGCCGGCTCCTTGCAATTCCCACACTTGCCAGCAAGGGAGGTCCTCCATGGGCAGCTAGTGCTGTAA
- the LOC116707556 gene encoding uncharacterized protein LOC116707556 isoform X1: protein MLTEGGASSDSEEEQTDSSDDAPLPDAQLAKRPASESPPDLTPKDREPVTPVRGLLYGDASTVWHNVSHPVLPNRLQDLSWMVAHGILPVRAVMHSRGMSPTSICPRPGCGAPESVRHLLWECSAAVDLWAKAGSLQFPHLPAREVLHGQLVL from the exons ATGCTAACCGAAGGCGGAGCTAGCTCGGACTCTGAGGAAGAACAGACTGACAGCAGCGATGATGCTCCCCTCCCCGACGCCCAGCTGGCTAAGAGGCCGGCATCTGAGTCACCTCCCGACCTTACCCCCAAG GACCGGGAACCAGTGACTCCAGTGCGCGGCCTCCTGTATGGAGACGCCTCCACGGTTTGGCACAACGTGAGCCATCCCGTCCTTCCAAACAGACTCCAGGACCTGTCATGGATGGTGGCTCATGGGATCCTGCCGGTCAGAGCCGTCATGCACTCCCGCGGCATGTCACCGACGTCCATCTGCCCCCGACCCGGTTGTGGCGCGCCGGAGTCGGTGAGGCACCTGCTGTGGGAGTGCAGCGCTGCTGTGGACCTGTGGGCGAAAGCCGGCTCCTTGCAATTCCCACACTTGCCAGCAAGGGAGGTCCTCCATGGGCAGCTAGTGCTGTAA
- the LOC116707572 gene encoding serine/arginine-rich splicing factor 7-like isoform X1, with translation MSYYSSSRSSSRATDCKVYVGDLGNGAAKGELERAFSYYGPLRTVWVARNPPGFAFVEFEDPRDAEDAVKGMDGKILCGSRVRVEMSTGLSRKGRGRPSRRQFDPNDRCYQCGDRGHYAYDCYRYSKRGRRSSRSRSRSRSRSRSRSRGRRYRSHSRSRSRSYSRSRRRSPSYSRRRSRSGSPARSKSRTPVRSRSRSRSRSGSAPRGRSASRSRSRSPSANHKRASRSRSASPARSPTPAED, from the exons ATGTCGTACTACTCGTCGTCCCGGAGCTCGTCTCGGGCCACCGACTGTAAAGTTTACGTCGGTGACCTTGGTAACGGCGCCGCCAAAGGGGAGCTGGAGCGGGCCTTCAGTTACTACGGGCCCCTGAGGACCGTGTGGGTGGCCAGGAACCCGCCCGGCTTTGCCTTCGTGGAGTTTGAGGATCCCCGAGACGCAGAGGACGCGGTCAAAGGCATGGACGGGAA GATCCTTTGCGGCTCCCGTGTTCGTGTGGAGATGTCCACCGGCCTGTCCAGGAAGGGCCGCGGGCGCCCCAGCCGCCGCCAGTTTGACCCCAACGACCGCTGCTACCAGTGCGGGGACCGGGGCCATTACGCCTACGACTGCTACCGCTACAGCAAGAGAGGCCGGCGCAGCAGCAG GTCCCGGTCCAGATCCCGGTCCCGCTCACGGTCCAGGTCCCGCGGACGGCGCTACCGCTCTCACTCCCGCAGCCGTAGCCGCAGCTACAGCCG GAGCCGCCGCAGATCACCGTCATACTCCAGACGCAGAAGCAG GTCTGGCTCCCCGGCCCGGTCCAAGTCCAGGACTCCAGTGAGAAG CCGCTCCAGGTCCCGCTCTCGGTCCGGTTCTGCCCCCAGGGGGCGCTCTGCATCTCGCTCCCGCTCTCGATCGCCGTCGGCCAACCACAAACGGGCCAG TCGCTCCCGCTCAGCGAGTCCGGCCCGGAGCCCCACACCTGCAGAAGACTGA
- the LOC116707572 gene encoding serine/arginine-rich splicing factor 7-like isoform X2 — protein sequence MSYYSSSRSSSRATDCKVYVGDLGNGAAKGELERAFSYYGPLRTVWVARNPPGFAFVEFEDPRDAEDAVKGMDGKILCGSRVRVEMSTGLSRKGRGRPSRRQFDPNDRCYQCGDRGHYAYDCYRYSKRGRRSSRSRSRSRSRSRSRSRGRRYRSHSRSRSRSYSRSRRRSPSYSRRRSRSGSPARSKSRTPVRSRSRSRSRSGSAPRGRSASRSRSRSPSANHKRAR from the exons ATGTCGTACTACTCGTCGTCCCGGAGCTCGTCTCGGGCCACCGACTGTAAAGTTTACGTCGGTGACCTTGGTAACGGCGCCGCCAAAGGGGAGCTGGAGCGGGCCTTCAGTTACTACGGGCCCCTGAGGACCGTGTGGGTGGCCAGGAACCCGCCCGGCTTTGCCTTCGTGGAGTTTGAGGATCCCCGAGACGCAGAGGACGCGGTCAAAGGCATGGACGGGAA GATCCTTTGCGGCTCCCGTGTTCGTGTGGAGATGTCCACCGGCCTGTCCAGGAAGGGCCGCGGGCGCCCCAGCCGCCGCCAGTTTGACCCCAACGACCGCTGCTACCAGTGCGGGGACCGGGGCCATTACGCCTACGACTGCTACCGCTACAGCAAGAGAGGCCGGCGCAGCAGCAG GTCCCGGTCCAGATCCCGGTCCCGCTCACGGTCCAGGTCCCGCGGACGGCGCTACCGCTCTCACTCCCGCAGCCGTAGCCGCAGCTACAGCCG GAGCCGCCGCAGATCACCGTCATACTCCAGACGCAGAAGCAG GTCTGGCTCCCCGGCCCGGTCCAAGTCCAGGACTCCAGTGAGAAG CCGCTCCAGGTCCCGCTCTCGGTCCGGTTCTGCCCCCAGGGGGCGCTCTGCATCTCGCTCCCGCTCTCGATCGCCGTCGGCCAACCACAAACGGGCCAGGTAA